GATAAAGAAAAGCTAAAAAGTGGTCAAAGGACCACTAAACATCGAGTGCAGCATGTTTTGTGAAAAGGGATAATAATGTGGTGATTCTATTTCTACATTGAAGGTTTGAGGAAGTAATTCAGGCAAGCAAAGAAAAGCCACAGATTTCCAAAGCACCTTTTGTATTGCAGGGGGACATCTCCTAATTTTGAGATTTTCCAAGCTAAGGGGGAGCACGGCACGATATGTGCAGCAACTGCGCTATCCCTGCTTCCTGCAGTAAGGGTGGAACTTCTCATCACATGGGAGGTGGCAGGAGCAATGCACGATATCCTACTCTAGTGAGCGGGATTTCAGGGGCTCCAAGGTTGGAGCTGTTGAAAAAACATCGTTTGGGAGGGCTCCTTGAGAAGCTGATTTTGGAGCCCCTCAAAAAACCCTGCCAAAGAGGCTCTTCATTGACAGAGAAGAGGTTTAAAAGATCCAGGCACTGACGATCCTTTGGACCAGTCAGCAAAAATAAAAACTTATACGAAACAAAACCGGCTGGCCACATAAATAAAGTTCTCAAGATAAAACAAAAGAACTAGCTCCAATAATGCTTACTGTCATGATCTTAACACTGACAGAATCTTAACACCTTCATGGAATCAAAACACACGGTAGACAGGCAGCACAGCTTTGCTTACTCATCACCCCCGAACAAACACAAGTTGTATGCACGGtactaccaccgccgccgccgccgccgtcgatggGTTGCACATGCTCATATACTGGAGTACCGGACTGCTTTCTTGCTGTTTCGAAAGGCACAGCGAGCGAAGACGCAGGCTGAAACGGGGAGGAGTGTGCAGCTTTTCAGCAGCAGATCTGAACGAGATCATCACCAGAATCCATGGATGGATGCCGGCCTGCCGCGCCGGCAACGAAAGCTGCTGCTCCCTCGGCGATCTTCCTCATCCACGTCAACACCACGCCGAGCTGCAGAGAGCGGTCCATGTCCATTCGGTACTCTCCCCCGGCATCTGCTCCGATCCGTACAATGGGAAACGGTTGAAATTCATACTAGAATATGTCGCAAAAAAAATCCTCGTTCTAACGAAGCCCTTTATCAGCACCAACTAACCGGAGCTGTGCCTAGCTCGTAGCTCCTGTCCTACATGCTGGCCGGGTTGCTGACTTGCTGTGGATGGATAGGTGCTTCTAGCTGCAACTGCAGCCATCGTTGTCAACCTTTTCTTGTGTCTCTGATCCTATTCTTACGCAAGGTAGTAGTATCCTtgtcatctctctctctctctctctctccccgtcgATCTAAATTAATAGTGCAATAATCCATCTGTCGACGACACGGATCAGCGAGAAAATCCGGCATTAAACTCGTGCCAAACAATTATTGATCCATCTGTTCGTAGGCCGATTGGATGATTGGATCCATCATCCATTAGGGAGTGTGAACGATGGACTAACAAACAAGTGCTAGCTAGCCAGAGTATATATGCAGATGCCAGTCGTCGACCAGTTCATCGCCTGTACTTCCAGGCTTCCAGCTCTCTCTCGTCAGCCTCCAGTGGTATATCCGGCCTCTCATCCGATCCCTTTGCTCGCCCCTTCCGGCGGCCTGCTAGCTGTTTCTCTCATTGATCCTCCATCAGATCAGTGAGCGTAGGCTTGTAGAACCGGCAAGTTCCTGGATCGatcatctctctctctccacccTCCTGATACGTACGTGTCAGCATTCCTAGCCATCGTACATGGTGACGACGAGGGCTCTTGTTCCtgtggcggcgatggcggcggcgcttgtgGTGGCCGCCGTGAtggaggcggccgcggcggcgacgtACACGGTGGGCGCGCCGGACGGGCTTTGGGACATGCAGACCGACTACGCCCAGTGGGTCAAGACCAAGACCTTCCACCCCGGCGACAAGATCAGTGAGCAGCTCGCTCTtcctccctcccccccccccccccccccccccttttcttttttgcccTACTAGTCTAGTAAGATCCTATGTGTTGTGTGTCCGTCGTACGCAGTAGAGAATGAAGAGATAAAAAAAAATCCCTGGCTTTATTTGCAGCGTTCACGTACTCGCCGGAGTTGCACGACGTGGTGGAGGTGACCGAGGCGGGGTACGGCGCCTGCTCCAGCGCCAACAACATCTCCGCCTTCCGCACCGGCAACGACGTCgtggccctcgccgccgtcggcACGCGCTACTTCCTCTGCGGCCTCACGGGCCACTGTGACAGCGGCATGAAGATCCGCGTCGACGTCGTCCCCGCCGGCTCCTCTCCAGGCCCCGACGCGGCGGGGCCGGCGTCCTCTGCCGCACCGCCCTCGGCCAGCTGGGCGGCGGGTTCCGCCgggatcgccgccgccgcgttgcTGCTGCAGCGCGCTGTCGTCGTGCGGCCGTTTTGGTAGCTACGAGTAGTTTGTTGGTAGCTACGAGTAGCATCGTCTTAATCTCGTACTACCACCACCACTACTTTGTTGTTGTGTAGTGTGTACTGTAGTTTTGTTTCAGCTGCTACGTGTCTGTACACTTTGTTATTACTGTTTCAATATAATATCTTGGCGATTATATTATGGGTAACCTAGGAGGCACCCCTATTTTTCAACCGGAGGTTTTAATTACCACTGCGTAGCTAACCATCAAATTAAATGTGAATAATCCGTTCTTCTCCATATATATTACCATATCTCTAGTCAATAATTTTGTATGAAAAACTACTAAACTCTAGACCTGATCATTTATCGGGTCGGGTCGGGTTCAGATTGGGTAAAAAACCGTATTTTTTATCAGTCCGAACCCGGTCCAACCCGACCATCGGGGCGGATTGTTTGGCTCGAGCCCGACCCGACCATGGTCGGGTCCAGTCAAACCCGATTTTTTGTACAAATTTTGAGTCGGGTTTCAGGTAAAAATATTCAGCCCGTACCCGGCCCGAGTTTTACATCGGGTCAAAAATTTCGGCCCGAACCCAGCCCACATATtgatcgggttgtgtttatcaGGTGAGGCAGCCATGATCAGGTATACTGAACTCAACACTTGCTGCTGTTACTCAACAGTTTTCTGTTGTGGTCTATCCTTGTACACG
The Panicum hallii strain FIL2 chromosome 6, PHallii_v3.1, whole genome shotgun sequence genome window above contains:
- the LOC112898446 gene encoding basic blue protein-like gives rise to the protein MVTTRALVPVAAMAAALVVAAVMEAAAAATYTVGAPDGLWDMQTDYAQWVKTKTFHPGDKITFTYSPELHDVVEVTEAGYGACSSANNISAFRTGNDVVALAAVGTRYFLCGLTGHCDSGMKIRVDVVPAGSSPGPDAAGPASSAAPPSASWAAGSAGIAAAALLLQRAVVVRPFW